One window of the Mycobacterium sp. SVM_VP21 genome contains the following:
- a CDS encoding glucose 1-dehydrogenase encodes MKPDSDRLCAVVALVTGGARGLGAAFARRIVELGGKVVIADLLDDEGAEQAKELGQNARYTHLDVTDTAQWDEAVSYANAEFGSLNGLVNNAGIATGQFIEHEPVDHFRTVLEVNLVGVFNGIQAVIGSMRDAGGGSIVNISSAAGLMGLPLTAGYGASKWGVRGLTKIAATELGADRIRVNSVHPGMTYTPMTAEVGIQLGEGNYPNTPMGRVGVPDEIAGAVTYLLSDDAAYVTGAEIAVDGGWTAGPTVKYAMGQ; translated from the coding sequence ATGAAACCGGATTCGGACCGACTCTGCGCCGTGGTTGCCCTGGTCACCGGCGGTGCTCGAGGGCTTGGCGCGGCATTCGCCCGCCGCATCGTCGAACTGGGCGGCAAGGTGGTTATCGCCGACTTGCTCGACGACGAGGGCGCCGAGCAGGCCAAGGAGCTTGGGCAGAATGCGCGCTACACGCACCTGGACGTCACTGACACCGCGCAGTGGGACGAAGCGGTGTCCTACGCGAACGCCGAATTCGGATCCCTCAACGGCCTCGTCAACAACGCTGGCATTGCGACCGGACAGTTCATCGAGCACGAACCCGTCGACCACTTCCGTACGGTGCTGGAGGTCAACCTGGTGGGCGTGTTCAACGGAATTCAGGCCGTGATCGGCTCCATGCGGGACGCCGGCGGCGGTTCGATCGTGAACATCTCCTCGGCGGCCGGTCTGATGGGGCTCCCGCTCACCGCGGGTTACGGCGCCTCCAAGTGGGGCGTGCGAGGACTGACGAAGATCGCGGCGACCGAACTGGGCGCCGACCGGATCAGGGTCAACTCGGTGCACCCGGGCATGACCTACACTCCGATGACCGCCGAAGTCGGTATTCAACTCGGCGAGGGCAACTACCCCAACACCCCGATGGGGCGGGTCGGTGTCCCCGACGAGATCGCCGGGGCGGTCACGTATCTGCTGTCGGATGACGCCGCCTACGTGACCGGCGCCGAGATCGCCGTGGATGGCGGCTGGACTGCGGGTCCCACCGTGAAATACGCGATGGGCCAATAG
- a CDS encoding wax ester/triacylglycerol synthase family O-acyltransferase produces MRRLKGEDNSFFAWENEVQPQYTIKAVVLDPSQGREAVTLETVRAAVPALVQHVEPLQWQLLMPRLGFGRPWWVARPSIDLDYHVKHTTAAAPGGDCELAAVIGEILESDTERHRPPWQLWYVDGLADGRVAFVLKVHHAIADGMASLRLLETIYSTDPDAPVPTPPSTPPAVERRPALSTWLPMVLRHQADAALNFPRIIARSVRVAGIMRRRQKSGKPGYAAAFSAPGTRFNAPLTTSRRFAYHSCDMSTIKQVGKAFGVTVNDVFLAVCSGALREFLDRNGELPVETLTAVVPVSMRPPGAGTDWGNHVARWNVVLATDIADPAERLHAIADATRTAREVQAERDALLQHDWMEYWPLFWFYSRALPLVSERMTGRPTFSLIASNMRGPQRRLYWAGAPIEKLISTGPVVFPMGLNFTGWSYEDQMTICTLVCGDHVSDAWQIADGLPRALAELAALAPTAPESVDEAV; encoded by the coding sequence ATGCGTCGCCTGAAAGGCGAGGACAACAGTTTCTTCGCATGGGAGAACGAGGTGCAGCCGCAATACACGATCAAGGCGGTCGTGCTCGACCCGAGCCAGGGACGTGAGGCGGTCACCTTGGAGACGGTCCGGGCCGCGGTTCCAGCGTTGGTGCAACACGTCGAACCACTGCAGTGGCAGTTGCTGATGCCGCGCCTGGGGTTCGGTCGGCCCTGGTGGGTCGCGCGCCCCAGCATCGACCTCGATTACCACGTCAAACACACGACCGCGGCGGCACCCGGCGGTGACTGTGAACTCGCGGCGGTAATCGGCGAGATCTTGGAATCCGATACCGAGCGGCACCGCCCGCCCTGGCAACTGTGGTACGTAGACGGTCTCGCCGACGGGCGGGTGGCCTTCGTCCTGAAGGTTCACCACGCCATTGCCGACGGCATGGCCTCCCTGCGGCTCCTCGAGACCATCTACAGCACCGACCCCGACGCCCCGGTTCCCACACCGCCGTCCACGCCACCGGCGGTCGAACGGCGCCCGGCGCTGTCGACATGGCTGCCGATGGTGCTGCGCCATCAGGCCGACGCCGCACTGAACTTCCCGCGCATCATTGCCCGCAGTGTGCGCGTGGCCGGCATCATGCGCCGTCGCCAGAAGTCCGGTAAGCCCGGCTACGCCGCTGCATTCTCCGCACCCGGAACGCGGTTTAACGCGCCACTGACGACCAGCCGCAGGTTTGCCTACCACAGCTGCGACATGTCGACCATCAAACAGGTCGGCAAGGCTTTCGGCGTCACGGTCAACGATGTGTTCCTGGCCGTGTGCAGCGGTGCGCTGCGCGAATTCCTGGACCGCAACGGCGAACTGCCCGTCGAGACGCTGACCGCGGTGGTCCCGGTGTCGATGCGCCCGCCCGGCGCTGGGACCGACTGGGGCAACCACGTCGCGCGGTGGAACGTGGTGCTCGCGACCGATATCGCCGATCCGGCCGAGCGTCTTCATGCCATCGCCGACGCCACAAGGACGGCCCGCGAAGTGCAAGCGGAGCGAGATGCCCTGCTACAGCACGACTGGATGGAGTACTGGCCGCTGTTCTGGTTCTATTCACGCGCGTTGCCACTGGTCAGTGAACGGATGACGGGCCGACCCACCTTCAGCCTGATCGCATCCAACATGCGGGGTCCACAGCGCCGCCTGTACTGGGCTGGAGCACCGATCGAGAAGCTCATTTCGACGGGCCCGGTGGTGTTTCCCATGGGCCTGAACTTCACCGGGTGGAGTTATGAGGACCAGATGACTATCTGCACGCTCGTCTGCGGCGACCATGTCTCCGACGCGTGGCAGATCGCGGACGGTCTGCCCCGGGCACTCGCGGAGTTGGCGGCCCTGGCACCGACCGCACCCGAGTCAGTCGACGAAGCCGTCTGA
- a CDS encoding molybdopterin-dependent oxidoreductase — translation MTLGPLADTGKDGRHLLTCPLCEAMCGLEIHVDGGRVARIGGNRDDVWSRGHLCPKGASLGAVHEDPDRIRVPMIKVDGEWRQVSWEAAFRRCTELLQPIIADHGIAAVSSYIGNPTAHTFSLGRYIGMLLGMSGIPTSYSSGTVDQWPKNLTSHLMYGGWWAIPVPDIAHTDLLVIMGANPAVSQGSLLAAPNINAIIADIRRRGTVIVIDPVRTATAAKADEWLPINPGTDAALLLAVIHTLFDEDLIRLGVAGEYVDGVEAMRAITADWSPQRVAPATGISADRIRELARQLANTDKGVVYGRIGLCTQEFGSLASWLVDVVNILTGHFDCPGGAMFPRATAWSLTTQQLPGLEGGRPEFGRWRSRVRGAKEVLGQTPVSCLAEEITTPGEGQVKALITVAGNPVLSSPAGHELDEALPTLDAMIAVDCWLNETTRHADVFLPGLSPLEQPHHDDLLLQFAISSVSNYSPAVFFPDDPDRPDEWEILIRLTGLCTGTPAEDVDVTALDDGFFDVMCYLQGLTGPEIRARYDHGGPERILDLTLRTGPFGDRYGENPDGLTLDMVKAHPNGIDFGPMVPQVPGILSTPDKKVRLAPQYLLDDLPRLAARLDRRADELVLVSRRHLRSNNSWMHNFTPLMKGKDRCTLLIHPDDAAARNLTTGDSAVVASATGRVEVPVEVTDAIKPGVVSMPHGWGHGKAGTRLTVANGAPGVNNNILAPPTFIDEPSGNGAVNGIAVTVEQA, via the coding sequence ATGACGCTCGGGCCATTGGCCGACACCGGCAAAGACGGTCGCCACCTGCTCACCTGCCCACTCTGCGAAGCCATGTGCGGCTTAGAGATTCACGTCGATGGCGGCCGAGTCGCCCGAATCGGCGGCAACCGCGACGACGTCTGGAGCCGTGGTCACCTCTGCCCGAAAGGCGCCTCACTCGGCGCGGTCCACGAGGACCCCGACCGCATCCGAGTGCCGATGATCAAGGTGGACGGCGAGTGGCGCCAGGTCAGCTGGGAGGCCGCCTTCCGCCGCTGCACCGAACTGCTGCAACCGATCATCGCCGATCACGGCATCGCCGCCGTGAGCTCCTACATCGGCAATCCGACAGCGCACACGTTCTCCCTGGGCCGCTATATCGGGATGCTGCTGGGAATGTCCGGCATCCCGACCAGCTACTCATCGGGCACGGTGGACCAGTGGCCCAAAAACCTGACCTCGCACCTGATGTACGGGGGTTGGTGGGCCATTCCGGTACCCGACATCGCACACACCGACCTGCTGGTGATCATGGGCGCCAATCCGGCGGTGTCGCAGGGTTCGCTGCTGGCCGCACCGAATATCAACGCGATCATCGCGGACATCCGCCGTCGCGGAACCGTGATCGTCATCGACCCGGTTCGCACCGCCACCGCCGCCAAAGCCGACGAATGGCTGCCGATCAACCCCGGCACCGACGCCGCGCTGCTGCTTGCCGTGATCCACACCTTGTTCGACGAGGATCTGATTCGGCTGGGCGTTGCTGGCGAGTATGTCGACGGCGTCGAGGCCATGCGGGCGATCACCGCGGACTGGTCGCCGCAGCGAGTGGCCCCGGCAACGGGGATCAGTGCCGACCGGATCCGGGAGTTGGCGCGGCAACTGGCCAACACCGACAAGGGTGTGGTGTATGGCCGAATCGGCTTGTGCACCCAGGAATTCGGCAGTCTGGCGAGCTGGCTGGTCGATGTGGTCAACATCCTCACCGGCCATTTCGACTGCCCGGGGGGCGCGATGTTCCCGCGGGCGACGGCGTGGTCACTGACCACCCAACAACTGCCCGGTTTAGAGGGTGGTCGACCGGAATTCGGCCGGTGGCGCAGCCGCGTTCGCGGCGCCAAAGAGGTGCTCGGCCAGACCCCGGTGTCGTGCCTGGCCGAGGAGATCACCACCCCGGGTGAAGGCCAAGTCAAGGCGCTGATCACCGTCGCGGGCAACCCGGTGTTGTCCAGCCCGGCCGGCCACGAGCTCGATGAGGCGCTGCCGACGCTGGACGCCATGATCGCGGTGGACTGCTGGCTCAACGAGACGACCCGGCACGCCGACGTGTTCCTGCCCGGACTCTCACCGCTGGAGCAGCCGCACCATGATGACCTGTTGCTGCAGTTCGCCATCAGCAGCGTCAGCAACTACTCGCCGGCGGTGTTCTTCCCCGATGACCCCGACCGTCCCGACGAGTGGGAGATCCTGATCCGGTTGACCGGTCTGTGCACTGGGACCCCTGCCGAAGATGTCGATGTCACCGCGCTCGACGATGGCTTCTTCGACGTCATGTGTTATCTACAGGGCTTGACCGGACCCGAGATCCGCGCCCGCTATGACCACGGCGGACCGGAACGGATCTTGGACCTGACACTGCGCACCGGGCCATTCGGCGATCGATACGGCGAGAACCCGGACGGGCTGACACTCGACATGGTCAAAGCTCACCCGAACGGCATCGACTTCGGCCCGATGGTGCCGCAGGTACCCGGCATCCTGAGCACGCCGGACAAGAAGGTGCGGCTTGCGCCGCAGTATCTGCTCGACGACCTGCCCCGGCTGGCCGCGCGGCTGGATCGTCGGGCCGATGAGTTGGTCTTGGTCAGTCGACGTCACCTACGCTCCAACAATTCCTGGATGCACAACTTCACGCCGTTGATGAAGGGCAAGGACCGCTGCACCTTGCTGATCCACCCTGACGATGCGGCAGCGCGCAACCTGACGACCGGGGACAGCGCCGTAGTGGCTTCGGCGACGGGGCGCGTCGAAGTTCCCGTCGAGGTCACCGACGCGATCAAACCCGGCGTGGTGTCGATGCCGCACGGCTGGGGTCACGGCAAGGCCGGCACCCGCCTGACGGTGGCCAACGGCGCGCCGGGCGTGAACAACAACATCCTGGCGCCGCCCACATTCATCGACGAGCCGTCGGGCAACGGCGCGGTGAACGGTATCGCGGTGACCGTCGAGCAGGCCTGA
- a CDS encoding IclR family transcriptional regulator: MAAAGHGDPPTSMVARVALIMNVFEPGECLRLDQVVSRTQLPRSSVHRILNQLHSVGLLRHRADGYTLAASSLPVTRMVEYSQLRAVASRTLERLHADTGLVVHLGVLLGGEVVYLDKVAGRSAVVLPTRVAGRTPANASALGKAMLAQLPAEEVDSVFSGPLSKLTRATIVDLATLHQELTRIRSRHGLAYDNEELAVGLCSVAAPIRTSDGEVAGLSLTGTLPMHRLQRTAPFVMRAVGRISHYLGRADPEAAVRGSQAPVSETDTMLSRVLRTLTSDAWV; this comes from the coding sequence ATGGCAGCTGCTGGCCACGGGGACCCGCCGACGTCGATGGTTGCTCGGGTCGCACTGATCATGAACGTGTTCGAGCCTGGCGAGTGTCTGCGTCTGGATCAAGTGGTCTCGCGCACCCAGCTGCCACGTTCGTCGGTTCATCGCATCCTCAACCAGCTGCATTCCGTGGGGCTGCTGCGCCACCGCGCCGACGGATACACGCTGGCGGCCTCATCACTTCCGGTGACCCGGATGGTCGAGTACTCCCAGCTGCGTGCCGTCGCCTCGCGGACACTCGAACGGCTCCACGCAGATACCGGATTGGTGGTCCACCTAGGCGTGCTGCTCGGCGGTGAGGTCGTCTATCTGGACAAGGTGGCCGGACGCAGCGCAGTCGTGTTGCCGACCCGAGTCGCCGGCCGTACCCCCGCGAACGCCAGTGCCCTGGGCAAGGCGATGCTCGCGCAGCTTCCGGCGGAGGAGGTCGACTCGGTGTTCAGCGGGCCGCTGAGCAAGCTCACCCGGGCCACGATCGTGGACCTGGCCACCCTGCATCAGGAGCTGACCCGAATCCGGTCCCGGCACGGCCTGGCCTACGACAACGAGGAATTGGCGGTCGGTCTGTGCAGTGTCGCCGCCCCGATCCGCACCAGCGATGGGGAAGTGGCTGGCTTGTCGCTGACCGGTACGTTGCCGATGCACCGGTTGCAGCGCACCGCACCGTTCGTGATGCGCGCCGTCGGCCGCATCTCCCACTATCTGGGCCGAGCCGATCCCGAAGCGGCGGTGCGGGGTTCGCAAGCTCCGGTGAGCGAAACCGACACCATGTTGTCGCGGGTGCTGCGCACCCTGACCTCCGACGCGTGGGTGTAG
- a CDS encoding acyl-CoA dehydrogenase family protein, translating into MTVEAVRALLPAIAEAAADVDRNGAVDADIIAGLHEAGFFAILRPTAFGGAQAHPDEYLTASRDIAAACTSTGWLAAMLGVHAWHLALFDERAQHDVWADNPRALLCESYAPTGRLEQTSGGFRLSGRWSRCAGAQHASWLMAGAVLVGEDGAAQDFTVALVPREDFTIEPNWNGLGLRGIGADEVVVSRAIVPHYRTFGVSQQPRAGLAPLYRLPQTVLYTHAGTVPVIGAALGLLTARRPSFTGPLDAIATASTGVHLSIRQIERNISEFMSCADHDAFPDAALLLRGRRDQVVAFERAAQVVRWFVERSGPDLDGLVERVWRDVQTARMHVSNDAERVLSVVGQFAFGLKVDEFIL; encoded by the coding sequence ATGACCGTCGAGGCGGTCCGCGCACTACTTCCCGCGATTGCCGAGGCGGCGGCCGATGTCGACCGCAATGGCGCGGTCGATGCCGACATCATCGCTGGCCTGCACGAGGCCGGGTTCTTCGCGATACTGCGGCCCACCGCATTCGGCGGGGCGCAGGCCCACCCGGACGAGTACCTGACCGCCAGTCGCGACATCGCGGCGGCATGTACCTCCACGGGTTGGCTGGCCGCGATGTTGGGTGTGCACGCCTGGCACCTGGCACTGTTCGACGAACGGGCGCAGCACGATGTTTGGGCCGACAACCCACGAGCGTTGCTCTGCGAGTCCTACGCGCCCACTGGGCGGCTGGAACAGACCAGCGGAGGATTTCGGCTCTCCGGCCGGTGGAGCCGTTGCGCGGGCGCGCAACACGCCTCATGGCTGATGGCCGGGGCGGTGCTCGTCGGCGAGGACGGCGCCGCCCAGGACTTCACCGTCGCGCTGGTGCCCCGCGAGGACTTCACGATCGAGCCGAATTGGAACGGCCTGGGTCTACGCGGTATCGGCGCTGACGAAGTGGTGGTTTCCCGTGCCATCGTGCCCCACTACCGCACGTTCGGGGTCAGCCAGCAGCCGCGCGCCGGCCTGGCACCGCTCTACCGACTTCCGCAGACGGTGTTGTACACCCATGCCGGGACCGTGCCGGTGATCGGTGCCGCTCTCGGGCTGCTTACCGCGCGCCGACCATCCTTCACCGGCCCCCTAGACGCGATAGCGACCGCGAGTACCGGAGTGCACTTATCGATACGGCAAATCGAGCGCAATATAAGCGAATTCATGAGCTGCGCGGACCACGACGCATTCCCGGACGCCGCGCTGTTGTTGCGCGGCAGACGAGACCAGGTGGTGGCGTTCGAACGCGCGGCGCAGGTGGTCCGCTGGTTCGTCGAGCGGTCGGGACCGGACCTCGACGGGTTGGTGGAGCGGGTCTGGCGCGATGTACAGACGGCCCGCATGCACGTGTCCAACGACGCCGAACGAGTGCTGTCGGTCGTCGGTCAGTTCGCGTTCGGTTTGAAGGTCGACGAATTCATCTTGTGA
- a CDS encoding NAD(P)/FAD-dependent oxidoreductase, producing the protein MTSSVDVVVIGAGFGGLYAIHRFRRDGLSVQAFEAADGVGGVWYWNRYPGARCDVESVDYSYSFDDDLQQEWDWTEKYATQPEILAYLNHVADRFDLRRHIRFGTRVTEMILDETAQRWEVRTDGGDVVSAKFCVLAVGPLSNANIPAIAGLETFGGQIYHTGRWPHEGVNFTGKRVGVIGTGSSGIQVIPPIAEQAAHLNVFQRTANYSVPAGNIPLDDATRQAQKAGYAERRQLSMDSGGGSPHRPHPKLAVQASAEELRDAYEKRWQLGGVLFAKTFPDQTTTIEANDTARMFWEEKVRAVIDDPATAELLIPKDHPIGTKRICTDSNYFQTFNRDNVSLVNLRATPIERIDAAGVHTSDAHYELDALVFATGFDAMTGSVEKLRVVGRDGQTLNDAWANGPNTYLGLGIPGFPNLFNLTGPGSPSVLANMVLHSELHVDWIADAIGYLGAHDAIALEARRDAAAEWGAECAQRAAGTLMTQANSWYLGANIPGRPRVFMPFIGGFGVYGQIIAAVAEAGYKGFDVIES; encoded by the coding sequence ATGACCAGCTCCGTTGATGTCGTAGTGATCGGCGCCGGCTTCGGCGGGCTCTACGCGATACACCGATTCCGCCGCGACGGTCTGTCGGTACAGGCGTTCGAGGCCGCCGATGGCGTGGGGGGCGTCTGGTACTGGAACCGCTACCCCGGGGCTCGCTGCGATGTGGAAAGCGTCGACTACTCGTACTCGTTCGACGATGACCTGCAACAGGAATGGGACTGGACCGAAAAGTACGCCACCCAGCCGGAGATCCTGGCCTACCTGAACCACGTCGCGGACCGTTTCGACTTGCGACGGCACATCCGGTTCGGCACCCGGGTCACCGAGATGATCCTCGATGAGACGGCGCAGCGCTGGGAGGTCCGCACCGACGGCGGCGACGTCGTGTCAGCCAAGTTCTGTGTGCTTGCGGTGGGCCCGCTGTCGAATGCGAACATTCCGGCGATCGCCGGGCTCGAGACCTTTGGCGGGCAGATTTACCACACCGGGCGCTGGCCGCACGAAGGCGTCAACTTCACCGGCAAGCGGGTAGGCGTGATTGGTACCGGTTCGTCCGGTATTCAAGTGATTCCGCCTATCGCCGAGCAGGCCGCACATTTGAACGTGTTCCAGCGCACCGCAAACTACAGCGTGCCGGCCGGCAATATCCCGCTCGATGACGCCACTAGGCAGGCCCAGAAGGCCGGCTATGCCGAACGCCGGCAGCTTTCGATGGACAGCGGTGGCGGTTCACCGCACCGACCCCACCCGAAGCTGGCGGTACAAGCATCCGCCGAAGAACTGCGTGACGCCTACGAGAAGCGCTGGCAGCTCGGTGGCGTGCTGTTCGCCAAGACTTTCCCCGACCAAACCACCACCATCGAGGCCAACGACACCGCACGGATGTTCTGGGAGGAGAAGGTGCGCGCGGTCATCGACGATCCGGCGACGGCGGAACTGCTGATCCCCAAGGACCACCCGATCGGCACCAAGCGAATCTGCACCGACTCAAACTACTTTCAGACCTTCAACCGGGACAACGTGTCCCTGGTGAATCTGCGTGCCACGCCAATCGAACGGATCGATGCCGCGGGTGTGCACACGTCCGATGCGCACTACGAGCTGGATGCTCTGGTGTTCGCGACCGGGTTCGACGCGATGACCGGATCGGTCGAAAAGTTGCGGGTCGTGGGCCGCGACGGTCAGACCCTCAACGACGCATGGGCCAATGGCCCGAACACCTACCTGGGACTGGGGATTCCGGGCTTCCCGAATCTATTCAACCTCACCGGACCCGGCAGCCCCTCGGTGTTGGCCAACATGGTGTTGCATTCGGAGTTGCATGTCGACTGGATCGCCGACGCGATCGGCTATCTGGGCGCCCACGATGCGATCGCGCTGGAGGCACGCCGGGACGCAGCCGCCGAATGGGGTGCCGAATGCGCGCAACGCGCGGCAGGCACCCTTATGACGCAAGCGAACTCGTGGTATCTGGGCGCCAACATCCCGGGCCGGCCGCGGGTCTTCATGCCCTTCATCGGTGGCTTCGGCGTGTACGGGCAGATCATCGCCGCGGTCGCAGAGGCCGGCTACAAGGGATTCGACGTTATCGAATCCTGA
- a CDS encoding histidine phosphatase family protein, whose protein sequence is MPHFVARSLIIAGAALAGAGMVTVTPVAAPPAVASAADVRLAAGEAQDILLEFVRHGTSTDNVNLINGTLAPGAHLTGDPYPAAYNGQLQAEQVGQSLYDQYGATGVDGIFASGLIRTQETAAPFADLMGMNVTNLSGLNEISAGIWEGIHASTGDEFKNMAFMYLAAPIAWTYGLYWVPLLGSSDYNGMAFEDRFGGAVQQIYATSINADDPTYQDVAFSHGAAIMAWVQMNVDNPDPSLIWTHPLTNTSQVVLEGNPTDGWTLVSWDGIDVAPADTATQLFVAFRDLMTVPQMAMFHIQQALLSMDSTQITDAFSTGFTDVWNEMVQFPQTVWNIVMDSFDSSPAAAVSTDIAGSMADLAAVI, encoded by the coding sequence ATGCCGCACTTTGTCGCCCGCTCTTTGATCATCGCCGGTGCCGCCCTCGCCGGCGCCGGCATGGTCACCGTCACCCCGGTAGCGGCGCCGCCGGCCGTGGCCTCGGCCGCGGATGTCCGGCTTGCCGCTGGTGAGGCTCAAGACATCCTGCTGGAGTTCGTGCGGCACGGGACTTCGACGGACAACGTGAATCTCATCAACGGCACCCTCGCGCCCGGAGCGCACCTGACCGGTGATCCCTACCCGGCCGCCTACAACGGCCAGCTCCAGGCGGAACAGGTGGGGCAGAGCCTCTATGACCAGTACGGTGCGACGGGCGTGGACGGGATCTTTGCCTCCGGGCTGATCCGGACCCAGGAAACCGCCGCGCCGTTCGCGGACTTGATGGGCATGAACGTCACCAACCTGTCCGGCCTCAACGAGATCAGCGCCGGCATATGGGAAGGCATCCACGCGTCGACCGGGGATGAGTTCAAGAACATGGCCTTCATGTACCTGGCTGCGCCGATCGCATGGACCTACGGGCTCTACTGGGTGCCGCTGCTGGGTTCCTCGGATTACAACGGAATGGCGTTCGAAGACCGCTTCGGCGGGGCCGTCCAACAGATCTACGCCACCAGCATCAACGCCGACGACCCCACCTATCAGGATGTTGCCTTCTCGCACGGCGCGGCGATCATGGCGTGGGTGCAGATGAACGTCGACAACCCCGACCCGTCGCTGATCTGGACCCACCCGCTGACAAACACCAGCCAGGTGGTGCTGGAGGGCAACCCCACCGACGGTTGGACGCTGGTCAGCTGGGACGGGATCGACGTCGCGCCGGCGGATACCGCGACGCAACTGTTCGTCGCGTTCCGGGATCTGATGACGGTGCCGCAGATGGCGATGTTCCACATCCAGCAGGCGCTGCTGAGCATGGATTCCACCCAGATCACCGATGCCTTTTCGACCGGCTTCACCGATGTCTGGAATGAGATGGTGCAGTTCCCGCAGACGGTGTGGAACATCGTGATGGATTCGTTCGATTCCAGTCCGGCCGCGGCCGTCTCCACCGACATCGCCGGATCGATGGCCGACCTCGCCGCGGTGATTTGA
- a CDS encoding fumarylacetoacetate hydrolase family protein yields the protein MIGVYEPCYGHLLTDMMADDGDTVKLSGRYQPRIEVEVAFVLGDSLPGRRCTERDVLAATDYVTAAIEVIDSRIQDWRIGIVDAIADNACAARFVLGWQGCPPGAVDLTDIDAVLYSGHAGREVVVTRGNAGMVQGNPAAAVAWLARTVARSGVRLEAGHTILSGACTPAFDVGVGDRFRAELAGIGSVSVEFW from the coding sequence ATGATCGGGGTGTACGAGCCGTGTTACGGCCACCTGCTCACCGACATGATGGCCGACGACGGCGATACGGTGAAGTTGTCCGGACGGTACCAGCCCCGGATCGAAGTCGAGGTGGCATTTGTGCTCGGGGACAGCCTGCCTGGGCGGCGTTGCACTGAACGCGATGTGCTGGCCGCCACCGACTACGTCACCGCAGCCATCGAGGTGATCGACAGCCGCATTCAGGACTGGCGTATCGGCATTGTCGACGCGATCGCGGACAATGCCTGCGCCGCGCGATTCGTGCTGGGCTGGCAGGGCTGTCCGCCGGGGGCCGTGGACCTGACCGACATCGACGCCGTGCTCTACTCCGGTCACGCTGGACGCGAGGTTGTCGTCACCCGGGGAAACGCCGGTATGGTGCAGGGCAATCCGGCCGCGGCCGTGGCTTGGCTGGCCCGCACGGTCGCACGATCCGGGGTGCGTCTGGAAGCTGGTCACACCATTCTGTCCGGAGCGTGCACCCCTGCCTTCGATGTCGGTGTGGGCGATCGATTCCGGGCTGAACTGGCCGGTATCGGAAGCGTTTCCGTCGAATTCTGGTGA
- a CDS encoding alpha/beta hydrolase: MSLDPQIAELLPVLNAGFPRVETMTGPQARAAIRARLQVPAEPEPVGGVAERTVAGPAGPIPVRIYRPATAPDAGLPVVVFAHGGGFVFCGLDSHDGLCRAMANGLGAVVVSVDYRLAPEARWPAAADDVYAATAWAARNAERWGADPGRLVVAGDSAGGNLAAVTAMMARDRCGPEIACQVLIYPVIAADFTTVSYQKFGEGFYNTAAAMAWYWDQYLPGVTDRTHRYASPIQDVRAGLPSAVVITAGCDPLCSEGQAYAAALAASGVATTHRDYPGAIHGFLTMPMLQLAQRARQALWADMAEFLRG; the protein is encoded by the coding sequence GTGAGCCTCGATCCTCAGATCGCCGAGTTGTTGCCGGTGCTCAACGCGGGATTTCCCCGCGTCGAGACGATGACCGGTCCGCAGGCGCGAGCGGCAATTCGTGCCCGCCTGCAGGTGCCCGCCGAGCCGGAGCCGGTGGGCGGCGTGGCAGAGCGCACCGTCGCCGGCCCCGCGGGCCCAATCCCGGTCAGGATCTACCGGCCCGCAACCGCGCCCGATGCCGGCTTGCCGGTGGTGGTGTTCGCGCACGGCGGCGGATTCGTGTTCTGCGGCCTGGATTCTCACGACGGACTCTGCCGGGCCATGGCGAACGGGCTGGGCGCGGTGGTGGTGTCAGTCGACTATCGGCTGGCGCCGGAGGCGCGCTGGCCGGCGGCTGCCGACGACGTCTACGCGGCGACCGCATGGGCGGCGCGGAACGCCGAGCGGTGGGGTGCGGATCCGGGCCGGCTGGTGGTCGCCGGGGACAGTGCCGGCGGGAATCTCGCCGCGGTCACCGCGATGATGGCCCGCGACCGTTGCGGACCGGAGATCGCTTGTCAGGTACTGATCTACCCGGTGATCGCCGCCGACTTCACGACCGTCTCTTACCAGAAGTTCGGGGAAGGCTTCTACAACACCGCTGCCGCCATGGCTTGGTACTGGGACCAGTATCTGCCCGGCGTTACCGACCGCACCCACCGCTACGCCTCGCCGATCCAAGACGTACGCGCCGGGCTGCCCTCAGCCGTGGTGATCACCGCGGGCTGTGACCCGCTCTGTTCTGAAGGGCAGGCCTATGCGGCGGCCCTGGCAGCCTCGGGCGTTGCGACCACCCACCGCGACTATCCGGGTGCCATCCACGGGTTCTTGACCATGCCGATGTTGCAGCTGGCTCAGCGCGCCCGACAGGCGTTATGGGCCGACATGGCGGAGTTCCTGAGGGGCTGA